One stretch of Riemerella columbina DNA includes these proteins:
- a CDS encoding lipocalin family protein, protein MKNLLFTGLIGALTLGSCSTVQQGQQAQNQRAEFLKLKGDWQITRVEYSKSFKVKPFNEGADAQCFVGSIWKLVPNNWTGSYTLNGENGCPSVTQPIKFEVVNGNQFQFKKIYAGEKAKQNTAGYVLGFSNQTDQSFTLTQDIPFGGEYVKVYYQFQKINNK, encoded by the coding sequence ATGAAAAATCTTTTATTTACCGGACTTATTGGAGCGCTTACTTTGGGCTCTTGTTCCACGGTACAGCAAGGTCAGCAAGCACAAAACCAGCGTGCTGAATTCCTAAAACTTAAAGGCGATTGGCAAATTACCCGTGTAGAATATAGCAAAAGTTTTAAAGTAAAACCTTTTAACGAAGGAGCTGATGCTCAGTGTTTTGTAGGCAGCATTTGGAAATTAGTGCCTAACAATTGGACTGGATCTTATACCCTCAACGGTGAGAACGGCTGCCCAAGTGTAACCCAACCGATTAAATTTGAGGTGGTGAATGGCAATCAATTTCAATTTAAGAAAATCTATGCTGGCGAGAAAGCCAAACAAAATACCGCTGGTTATGTTTTAGGTTTTTCTAATCAAACCGACCAATCTTTCACACTTACACAAGACATTCCATTTGGAGGAGAATATGTGAAAGTTTATTATCAATTTCAAAAAATAAACAACAAATAA
- a CDS encoding OmpA family protein: MKLFNKTNIAVAFLSSSLLLTSCESVQNANSQQKGTAIGTAAGAIIGGILGNNIGKGGNTAAGAVLGGIIGGVAGNVIGQKMDKQAKDIKEALPGAEVERVNEGIKLVLKENTVNFGFDSANLTNTAKANLDKLAKVFVENPDTNISIYGYTDSKGSDDYNLKLSDRRANAVVAYLASKGIAKSRMKAKGMGEAEPIASNDTDAGRAQNRRVEFAITANEEMIKDAQQGN, translated from the coding sequence ATGAAACTATTTAATAAAACGAATATCGCTGTTGCATTTTTATCAAGTAGCCTCCTCCTTACCAGTTGTGAGTCTGTACAAAATGCTAACAGCCAACAGAAAGGCACTGCTATCGGAACGGCTGCAGGCGCTATTATTGGAGGAATTTTAGGAAACAACATCGGTAAAGGTGGTAATACAGCTGCTGGTGCAGTGTTGGGCGGTATCATTGGTGGTGTGGCAGGAAATGTCATCGGTCAAAAAATGGACAAGCAAGCCAAAGATATTAAAGAAGCCTTGCCAGGCGCCGAGGTAGAGCGTGTGAACGAAGGAATTAAATTGGTATTAAAAGAAAATACGGTGAATTTCGGTTTTGACTCTGCCAACTTGACCAACACAGCAAAAGCCAATTTGGATAAATTAGCAAAGGTTTTCGTGGAAAATCCTGATACCAACATCAGCATTTATGGCTATACCGACAGTAAGGGATCTGATGATTACAACCTTAAACTTTCGGATAGAAGAGCCAATGCTGTGGTGGCTTATTTGGCATCTAAAGGCATTGCTAAAAGTAGAATGAAAGCTAAAGGTATGGGCGAGGCAGAACCTATCGCCAGCAATGATACCGATGCAGGTAGAGCGCAAAACAGACGCGTAGAGTTCGCTATTACCGCTAACGAAGAAATGATCAAAGACGCCCAGCAAGGGAACTAA
- a CDS encoding DEAD/DEAH box helicase, with protein MIETITFADFELPEKILDTLADLELFVPTPIQEKSFKPILSGRDIMGIAQTGTGKTLAYLLPVLKNWKYNKSGNPTILILVPTRELVVQVEGIVKKLCENLSARVIGVYGGKNINTQKLLFNEGCDILVGTPGRVMDLAIDNAISLKEVQKLIIDEFDEMLNLGFRPQLTHIFEMMREKRQNILFSATMTDAVDEMLDEYFANPIEISLVKSGTPLEKIKQIGYKVKNFNTKINLLQYLLEENENWSKVLIFCNNKKHADYLFTKIDEVFPEAFDVIHSNKSQNYRLRAMKKFEEENLRGLITTDVMARGLDISDITQVINFEIPEVPEQYIHRIGRTGRADKAGEAISFITEKEEPQFLDIEILMKKEVDLYPMPEAVKINPQKIASEKDEIKMKNPVVVKLNEGGGAFHEKKNKNKKENWGGPSKRKPPKKVGVNRAQQKAKTKAKRKK; from the coding sequence ATGATAGAAACCATCACTTTTGCAGATTTTGAACTGCCTGAAAAAATTTTAGATACTTTAGCGGATTTAGAACTTTTCGTGCCTACACCTATTCAGGAGAAAAGTTTCAAGCCTATTTTGTCGGGCAGAGATATTATGGGTATCGCGCAGACAGGGACAGGGAAAACCCTTGCCTACCTGTTGCCGGTACTTAAAAATTGGAAATACAACAAATCTGGCAATCCCACTATCCTGATTTTAGTGCCTACCCGAGAATTGGTGGTGCAGGTGGAAGGTATTGTTAAAAAACTTTGTGAAAACCTGTCAGCAAGGGTGATCGGCGTTTATGGTGGCAAAAATATCAACACTCAGAAGCTCCTATTTAATGAAGGTTGCGATATTTTAGTGGGTACCCCAGGGCGCGTGATGGATTTAGCGATTGACAATGCCATTTCCCTCAAAGAAGTCCAAAAATTGATTATCGATGAGTTTGATGAAATGCTTAATTTAGGATTTCGCCCTCAACTGACTCATATTTTTGAGATGATGAGAGAAAAACGTCAAAATATTCTATTTTCTGCAACAATGACCGATGCGGTAGATGAAATGTTGGATGAATATTTTGCCAATCCTATAGAAATTTCCCTCGTAAAATCGGGGACGCCGTTAGAAAAAATCAAGCAAATAGGCTATAAAGTCAAGAATTTTAATACCAAAATCAACCTTTTACAATACCTATTGGAGGAAAATGAAAACTGGTCTAAAGTCCTGATTTTCTGTAATAATAAAAAACACGCCGACTATCTTTTTACGAAAATTGATGAGGTATTCCCAGAAGCGTTTGATGTGATCCACTCCAATAAATCTCAAAACTACCGCCTCCGTGCGATGAAGAAATTTGAAGAAGAAAACCTGCGAGGGCTCATCACCACAGATGTTATGGCGCGTGGGTTGGATATTTCGGATATTACGCAGGTGATCAATTTTGAAATTCCTGAAGTCCCAGAGCAATACATCCACCGTATTGGGCGGACTGGGCGTGCGGACAAGGCTGGTGAGGCGATCAGTTTCATCACGGAGAAAGAAGAACCTCAGTTTTTGGATATAGAAATTTTGATGAAAAAAGAGGTGGACCTCTATCCAATGCCAGAGGCAGTGAAAATTAATCCGCAGAAAATAGCCTCAGAGAAAGATGAAATCAAAATGAAAAATCCCGTGGTGGTTAAGCTGAATGAAGGTGGTGGCGCTTTTCACGAGAAGAAAAATAAAAATAAAAAAGAAAATTGGGGCGGACCGAGCAAAAGAAAACCACCCAAAAAAGTGGGCGTCAATAGGGCTCAACAAAAAGCTAAAACCAAAGCCAAACGGAAAAAATAA
- a CDS encoding TonB-dependent receptor plug domain-containing protein, translated as MKKIISTLAFLPVLMLAQETKEIKEVVFQKRAQKKSTDLTQTQISTRQAQQVATISGGIEGLIKTLPSVNSNTELSSQYMVRGGNYDENLIYINDIELYRPFLIRNAQQEGLSIINPDMVSTINFSAGGFEARYGDKMSSALNVYYREPEKLELSGEASLIGGRLTVGGASKNKKLTAIASARYRNTNLVLNTLKEDTDFNPRYTDVQTFINYHFNPKWQLSFIGYYAQNQYQMYPKQRKVDFGSLQRPLTLNVFYAGGENDTYKTMMGTASVHFKPNVKWQLSLDNFAYQNREREYYSISSAYQLEALDPNTGEPVTSYDIAGQIDHARNDLLVKTVGSQLRVRYAQDVNTSYEMGVKYEKEWLKDHTNEWQLSDSLGYSVPRLDLALGQLDNSDLKLKYQMRGQNFIQPHRLSAYAQLSKKFFWGENKMFLNAGVRVQNWSFNHQTLVSPRLQVALKPNWDADMLFRLSGGVYYQAPFYKEIKDLEGKFNEDIKAQKSLQLVLAHDYEFQMYGRPFKLTTEAYYKKMNHLIPYYVDNVRVRYSGKNNADGYAYGIDARLYGAFVPGVDSWISASYARAFEQIDGKGYIPRPTDQRFRFSMFYQDYMPKYPSMKVNLTLVYASGLPNGAAVFSDPYLYTKQLPAYKRVDIGLSKVFIDQKDHRAQHHFWRNFKELTLGVQVFNAFNIRNTISNQWVNDAATGYAYPVPVRLTGRFFNVKLEFKL; from the coding sequence TTGAAAAAAATAATTTCCACCCTCGCGTTTTTACCCGTGCTGATGCTGGCACAAGAAACCAAAGAAATCAAAGAAGTGGTGTTCCAAAAAAGAGCACAAAAAAAATCAACCGACCTTACCCAAACGCAAATTTCTACGCGCCAAGCACAGCAAGTCGCCACGATTTCTGGTGGGATAGAGGGGCTGATTAAAACGCTGCCTTCCGTTAATTCTAACACGGAACTCTCTTCTCAATATATGGTAAGAGGCGGAAATTATGATGAAAATTTAATCTACATCAATGATATAGAGTTGTATCGCCCTTTTCTCATTCGGAATGCGCAACAGGAGGGGCTGAGCATCATCAATCCAGATATGGTGTCTACCATCAATTTTTCGGCAGGTGGTTTTGAAGCCAGATATGGTGACAAAATGTCCTCTGCGCTAAATGTTTATTACCGAGAGCCTGAGAAATTAGAACTTTCAGGCGAGGCAAGCCTTATTGGTGGGCGCTTAACGGTGGGTGGCGCTTCTAAAAACAAAAAATTAACCGCTATAGCTTCTGCCAGATATAGAAATACTAATCTGGTTCTCAATACTTTAAAAGAAGATACCGATTTTAACCCAAGGTATACTGATGTGCAGACCTTTATCAACTATCATTTTAATCCGAAATGGCAGTTGTCTTTTATAGGCTATTATGCTCAAAATCAGTATCAAATGTATCCTAAACAGCGCAAAGTAGACTTCGGTTCTTTGCAGCGCCCACTAACGCTCAATGTCTTCTATGCAGGTGGCGAAAATGATACTTACAAAACGATGATGGGCACGGCATCGGTTCACTTTAAACCTAATGTCAAATGGCAGTTGTCGTTAGATAATTTTGCGTATCAGAATAGGGAACGAGAGTATTATTCCATATCATCGGCGTACCAGTTGGAAGCGTTAGACCCCAATACTGGCGAGCCTGTGACTTCTTATGATATTGCAGGACAGATCGACCACGCTCGTAATGATTTATTGGTAAAAACCGTGGGGAGCCAGTTGAGGGTGCGCTATGCTCAGGATGTGAATACCTCCTACGAAATGGGCGTAAAATACGAAAAAGAATGGTTAAAAGACCACACGAATGAATGGCAACTATCAGATTCTTTGGGATATAGCGTGCCGAGGTTAGACTTAGCATTGGGACAATTGGACAATTCTGATTTAAAGTTGAAATACCAGATGCGTGGGCAAAATTTTATTCAGCCTCATCGGTTATCGGCATATGCGCAGCTCTCTAAAAAATTCTTTTGGGGCGAAAATAAAATGTTCCTCAATGCTGGGGTAAGGGTTCAGAATTGGAGTTTCAACCACCAGACTTTGGTATCGCCGAGGTTGCAAGTGGCACTCAAACCGAATTGGGATGCCGATATGCTATTCCGTTTATCGGGCGGTGTGTATTACCAAGCGCCTTTTTATAAGGAAATTAAAGATTTAGAAGGGAAATTTAATGAAGATATTAAAGCGCAAAAATCTTTACAACTCGTCCTCGCCCACGATTATGAATTCCAAATGTATGGGCGTCCTTTCAAACTGACTACGGAGGCGTATTACAAGAAAATGAACCATTTAATCCCTTATTATGTGGATAATGTGAGGGTCCGCTATTCAGGGAAAAATAATGCCGATGGCTATGCTTATGGGATTGATGCCAGATTGTATGGCGCATTTGTTCCTGGTGTAGACTCTTGGATTTCTGCAAGTTATGCGCGTGCCTTTGAACAGATAGACGGCAAGGGCTATATTCCACGCCCTACCGATCAGCGGTTTAGATTTTCTATGTTTTATCAAGATTATATGCCGAAATACCCAAGTATGAAGGTTAATCTCACTTTGGTCTATGCCAGCGGCTTGCCGAATGGAGCGGCGGTATTTTCTGATCCTTACCTCTATACCAAACAGTTGCCAGCTTATAAACGCGTAGATATTGGGCTTTCCAAGGTGTTTATAGACCAAAAAGACCACCGTGCTCAGCATCATTTTTGGCGAAATTTCAAAGAGCTGACTTTGGGAGTTCAGGTTTTCAACGCTTTTAATATTAGGAATACCATTTCTAACCAATGGGTGAATGATGCCGCTACGGGGTACGCCTATCCTGTGCCAGTGCGCCTAACAGGACGGTTTTTTAATGTGAAGTTAGAATTTAAACTTTAA
- the kdsA gene encoding 3-deoxy-8-phosphooctulonate synthase: protein MIQHLENIHHKDSSNFFLIAGPCAIEGEDMALRIAEHIVTLSDRYEIPYIFKGSFKKANRSRIDSFTGIGDEKALEILKKVGETFGIPTTTDIHENEQAALAAQYVDVLQIPAFLVRQTDLLVAAAETGKCVTLKKGQFLSPEAMKYAVQKVRDMHNDKVGIIERGNSFGYTDLVVDYRGIPTMQEYAPVILDVTHSLQQPNQASGVTGGKPQLIETIAKAGIAVGADGLFIETHPNPAEAKSDGANMLPLSQLEPLLQKLTRIREAIL, encoded by the coding sequence ATGATACAGCATTTAGAAAATATACACCATAAAGATTCCTCTAATTTTTTCCTTATTGCAGGTCCCTGCGCGATAGAAGGCGAGGATATGGCACTGCGGATTGCCGAGCATATTGTAACGCTTTCTGACCGATACGAGATTCCTTATATATTCAAAGGGAGTTTTAAAAAAGCCAACCGCTCACGGATAGACTCTTTTACGGGCATCGGTGATGAGAAGGCATTAGAAATTCTAAAAAAAGTAGGCGAGACTTTTGGAATCCCTACCACCACAGACATCCACGAAAATGAACAAGCCGCATTGGCTGCCCAATATGTAGATGTGCTGCAAATTCCCGCTTTTTTGGTAAGGCAAACGGATCTATTGGTAGCAGCGGCAGAAACGGGGAAGTGCGTTACGCTTAAAAAAGGGCAATTTCTTTCCCCAGAAGCAATGAAATACGCCGTTCAAAAGGTGCGAGATATGCATAATGATAAGGTGGGCATTATTGAGCGCGGTAACTCTTTCGGTTATACAGATTTGGTGGTGGATTACAGAGGTATTCCCACAATGCAAGAATATGCGCCTGTGATTTTAGATGTTACCCACTCTTTGCAACAGCCCAACCAAGCATCAGGAGTAACGGGGGGCAAGCCTCAGCTGATAGAAACCATTGCTAAAGCGGGGATTGCCGTGGGTGCCGATGGGCTTTTTATAGAGACGCATCCTAACCCTGCGGAAGCTAAATCTGATGGGGCTAATATGCTGCCATTAAGTCAGTTGGAGCCATTATTACAAAAATTAACACGGATTAGAGAGGCCATTCTATAA
- a CDS encoding nucleoside-diphosphate kinase, producing the protein MSGNITFTMIKPDAVADGHIGAILGKITEAGFKIKAMKLTQLTVADAKKFYEVHAERPFYGELVEFMSSGPIVAAVLEKDNAVEDFRTLIGATNPAEAAEGTIRKLFARSVGENAVHGSDSDENAKIEAAFHFAGREIF; encoded by the coding sequence ATGTCAGGAAACATTACCTTTACAATGATTAAACCCGATGCCGTAGCAGACGGACATATAGGGGCTATTTTAGGAAAAATAACAGAGGCTGGGTTTAAAATAAAAGCAATGAAACTCACCCAACTTACGGTAGCTGATGCTAAAAAATTCTACGAAGTACACGCTGAGCGCCCATTCTATGGGGAGTTGGTAGAGTTTATGTCTTCAGGGCCTATCGTGGCAGCGGTTTTAGAAAAAGACAACGCTGTAGAAGATTTTAGAACCCTCATTGGTGCAACCAACCCTGCAGAAGCGGCGGAAGGTACCATCAGAAAATTATTTGCGCGTAGCGTAGGAGAAAACGCCGTACACGGCTCAGACTCTGATGAAAACGCAAAAATAGAAGCCGCTTTCCACTTTGCGGGAAGAGAGATTTTCTAA
- a CDS encoding arsenate reductase family protein, which yields MKKVFYLKTCSTCKRIMSDLDLEGWTLRELKTENVTATELEAMHQLAGSYEALFSKRSTQIKAQGIEVSQLTEADYKKLILEHYSFLKRPVFLTEKTIFIGNSSKTVEAVKAYFDDQKV from the coding sequence ATGAAAAAGGTATTTTATCTTAAAACTTGCAGTACTTGCAAGCGCATTATGTCAGATTTGGATTTGGAAGGTTGGACTTTGCGAGAACTCAAAACGGAAAATGTGACAGCGACAGAACTGGAAGCTATGCATCAATTGGCAGGCTCTTATGAGGCTTTATTTAGCAAGCGTTCTACGCAGATTAAAGCCCAAGGTATAGAGGTTAGCCAACTAACAGAAGCGGATTATAAAAAACTGATTTTGGAGCATTATAGTTTTCTTAAACGCCCTGTTTTTCTAACCGAAAAGACCATTTTTATAGGCAATAGCTCCAAAACGGTGGAGGCTGTTAAAGCCTATTTTGATGACCAAAAGGTATAG
- a CDS encoding CvfB family protein, translating to MEIGKIQILKIAETTEAGLYLTDEAGAQCFLPKIFVRPEMQVGEAVEVLVYQDDGVLKATTEKPYCQVGEYAVLSCVQAFPSGAFVDWGIIKDLFVPYKQQKGKMVEGKRYLIYVYIDEETGLLTGTTKFKRNPQYHNIDLKKGDAVQLILMNETELGWNVIINQKYIGLVYASDIYEKLYPLSETKGYIKNIREDGKIDVALQPEGYANIDEFKQRILDKLDENYGLLYLSDQSTPEEIKEELQMSKKNFKKAIGGLYKDKIIEITEDKIRLL from the coding sequence ATGGAAATAGGTAAAATTCAAATATTAAAAATTGCAGAAACCACGGAGGCAGGGCTTTACCTCACCGATGAGGCTGGGGCACAATGCTTTCTTCCTAAGATTTTTGTGAGACCAGAAATGCAAGTGGGCGAGGCGGTAGAAGTGCTGGTGTATCAAGATGATGGCGTGCTAAAAGCCACCACAGAGAAACCTTATTGTCAGGTGGGCGAATACGCGGTGCTGAGCTGTGTGCAGGCGTTCCCAAGCGGTGCCTTTGTGGATTGGGGCATCATCAAAGATTTATTTGTGCCATACAAACAGCAAAAAGGCAAGATGGTGGAGGGTAAGCGCTACCTTATTTATGTGTATATTGATGAAGAAACAGGCTTGCTCACAGGGACAACCAAGTTCAAAAGAAATCCGCAATACCATAATATAGACCTTAAAAAAGGCGATGCCGTACAGTTGATTTTAATGAACGAAACCGAACTAGGCTGGAATGTGATTATCAATCAAAAATATATTGGATTGGTCTATGCATCAGATATTTATGAGAAATTATATCCGCTTTCGGAGACCAAGGGTTACATTAAAAACATCAGAGAAGATGGCAAAATAGATGTGGCGCTTCAGCCAGAAGGTTATGCCAATATTGATGAATTTAAACAGCGGATTTTAGATAAATTAGATGAAAATTATGGACTATTGTACCTCTCTGACCAATCTACGCCAGAAGAGATTAAAGAAGAATTGCAGATGAGCAAAAAGAACTTTAAAAAAGCTATCGGCGGTTTATACAAGGACAAAATCATCGAGATTACCGAGGATAAAATTAGATTATTATAA
- a CDS encoding anhydro-N-acetylmuramic acid kinase — protein sequence MKIIGIMSGTSLDGIDFCYVDLDTEIYQFDILKAQTLPYPQEWVSILASASEQSPEEVARLNLTYTAYLNEMIHRFMATHQIKDLDLIASHGHTIWHNPNAGYTLQIGNLDALNQGIKVPIVCDFRVQDVALGGQGAPLVPIGDRLLFSAYDYCLNLGGFSNISFEVQQQRIAFDISPVNTLLNYFSEQGFHLPYDKNGDLARQGAPHPALIAQLNTVDYYQEQPPKSLGIESVKSIFIPMIEAFIDENKIAAKDVLASLVEHIAIQISNVLPKNESPKRILVTGGGAYHQYLIEQLQHYATPHQIHLPSAEIIEYKEALIFALLGVLRFQNKVNVLASVTGAKTDHSSGKILRPSV from the coding sequence ATGAAGATTATAGGCATTATGTCGGGGACTTCTTTAGATGGCATTGATTTTTGCTATGTAGATTTAGACACCGAAATTTATCAATTTGATATTTTAAAGGCTCAAACACTACCTTATCCTCAAGAATGGGTTTCTATTTTAGCCTCGGCATCCGAGCAATCCCCCGAAGAGGTGGCTCGCCTCAACTTAACTTATACAGCATATCTCAATGAAATGATCCATCGGTTTATGGCGACGCACCAGATCAAAGATTTGGATTTAATTGCCAGCCACGGTCATACCATTTGGCACAATCCTAATGCGGGTTATACGCTGCAAATCGGCAATCTTGATGCTCTCAACCAAGGCATCAAAGTTCCTATAGTCTGTGATTTTAGGGTGCAAGATGTGGCATTAGGTGGGCAAGGCGCCCCTTTGGTGCCCATTGGCGATAGACTGTTGTTTTCAGCATACGATTATTGTCTTAATTTGGGCGGTTTTTCTAATATTTCCTTTGAGGTGCAGCAACAGAGAATCGCTTTTGACATTAGCCCTGTGAACACTTTGCTGAATTATTTTTCGGAGCAAGGCTTCCATCTGCCTTACGATAAAAATGGAGATTTAGCCAGACAAGGAGCACCTCATCCAGCACTCATCGCACAGCTCAACACTGTTGATTATTACCAGGAACAACCTCCAAAGTCTTTGGGTATAGAGTCGGTAAAATCTATTTTTATCCCTATGATAGAGGCTTTCATCGATGAAAATAAAATTGCGGCAAAAGATGTATTAGCCAGCCTTGTGGAGCATATCGCTATTCAGATTTCTAATGTTTTACCTAAAAACGAAAGCCCTAAAAGAATCCTTGTTACGGGTGGTGGTGCTTATCATCAATATCTGATAGAGCAGCTACAACACTACGCCACGCCGCATCAAATCCATTTACCTTCTGCAGAAATTATTGAATATAAAGAAGCCTTAATTTTCGCCCTTTTAGGAGTTTTGAGATTTCAGAACAAAGTCAATGTTTTAGCCTCCGTCACTGGTGCCAAAACCGACCATTCTTCAGGGAAAATTTTACGGCCCTCGGTATAA
- a CDS encoding NAD-dependent epimerase/dehydratase family protein, with amino-acid sequence MNTETEKILITGALGQIGTELTSKLVDLYGKENVIASGIDKWREGITTAGRYERIDVTNFKLLEDFIKDNGITTVYHLASLLSGTSEKQPIFAWKLNLEPLLHLCELAKDGYLKKIFWPSSIAVFGRGIPKTNVGQEVVLNPTTVYGISKLAGEKWCEYYHEKYGVDIRSIRYPGLISWKAPAGGGTTDYAVEIFYEAVENGKYTSFIKEDTAMPMLYMEDAINATIQLMQAPESQLTVRSSYNLGGLSFTPKELAEEIKKEMPEFEIEYQPDFRQQIADSWPASIDDSVAKQDWGLSYDYDITAMTQDMLKNLKKKLNKA; translated from the coding sequence ATGAATACGGAGACAGAAAAAATCCTTATTACAGGGGCTTTAGGACAAATAGGTACCGAGCTGACCAGCAAATTAGTAGACTTGTACGGCAAGGAAAATGTGATCGCTTCTGGTATTGACAAATGGCGAGAAGGCATCACCACTGCGGGGCGCTATGAAAGGATAGATGTAACCAACTTTAAACTCTTAGAAGATTTTATTAAAGATAACGGCATTACTACAGTGTACCATTTGGCGTCGCTGTTGTCTGGAACTTCGGAAAAGCAACCTATTTTTGCGTGGAAACTCAATCTGGAGCCTTTGCTACACCTCTGCGAACTGGCAAAAGATGGCTATTTGAAGAAAATATTTTGGCCGAGTTCCATTGCGGTGTTTGGGCGTGGCATTCCTAAAACCAATGTAGGGCAAGAGGTGGTGCTTAATCCAACTACGGTGTATGGTATTTCTAAGCTCGCAGGCGAAAAATGGTGCGAGTATTACCACGAAAAATATGGCGTAGACATCCGCAGTATCCGTTATCCAGGGCTTATTTCTTGGAAAGCACCAGCGGGCGGCGGCACCACGGATTATGCCGTGGAGATTTTTTATGAAGCCGTGGAAAACGGAAAATACACCAGCTTCATCAAAGAAGATACCGCAATGCCGATGCTTTATATGGAAGATGCTATCAATGCCACTATTCAGTTGATGCAAGCGCCAGAAAGCCAACTAACGGTGCGCAGTTCTTATAATTTAGGCGGCTTATCCTTCACGCCGAAAGAGTTGGCAGAGGAGATTAAAAAGGAAATGCCTGAGTTTGAAATTGAATACCAACCCGATTTCAGACAGCAGATTGCCGACTCTTGGCCTGCCTCTATTGATGATAGCGTAGCGAAGCAAGATTGGGGCTTATCGTACGATTATGACATCACCGCGATGACTCAAGATATGCTGAAAAACCTGAAAAAGAAACTCAATAAAGCTTAG
- a CDS encoding SAM-dependent methyltransferase, whose translation MLFLIPAYLSEASPKEDFAPIIKDYILRTDYYFVENEKTARKVIKFFCIEKKQSDLKLYILDKYTTLSDISEALDLLKKDQDFGLLSEAGLPCIADPGHLVVHWAHENGVKVVPINGPSSIILALISSGFNGQQFTFHGYLPIDKNERRKQILFLEQQVQKTGYSQIFMETPYRNQQLLEDLIKTLNPNTELSIAANINHPEAEIIKTYPIKIWQKQQYNWHKIPAIFILGKPQPPLLRKKSK comes from the coding sequence ATGCTTTTTTTAATCCCTGCCTACCTCTCCGAAGCCTCGCCAAAAGAGGATTTTGCACCCATCATTAAAGACTATATCCTAAGAACGGATTATTATTTTGTGGAGAATGAAAAAACCGCCAGAAAAGTGATTAAATTCTTTTGTATAGAGAAAAAACAATCCGACTTAAAACTCTATATATTAGACAAATACACTACACTTTCTGACATATCCGAAGCTTTAGATTTATTGAAAAAAGATCAAGATTTTGGGTTGCTTTCGGAGGCTGGCTTGCCGTGCATAGCGGATCCAGGGCATCTTGTGGTGCATTGGGCGCACGAAAATGGCGTTAAGGTGGTGCCCATCAATGGACCGTCATCTATTATTTTAGCACTGATTTCCAGTGGGTTTAATGGACAGCAGTTTACCTTCCACGGGTATTTACCGATTGATAAAAACGAACGCAGAAAGCAAATTTTGTTCTTAGAGCAACAGGTTCAGAAGACGGGTTATTCCCAAATTTTTATGGAAACGCCCTACCGTAATCAGCAATTGTTAGAGGATTTAATCAAAACGCTCAATCCTAATACAGAGCTTTCTATCGCTGCCAATATCAATCATCCAGAGGCGGAAATCATCAAAACTTATCCAATTAAAATATGGCAAAAACAACAGTACAATTGGCATAAAATCCCAGCTATTTTCATTTTAGGAAAACCCCAACCGCCTTTGCTGCGTAAAAAATCTAAGTGA
- a CDS encoding low molecular weight protein-tyrosine-phosphatase produces MKILMLCLGNICRSPLAEGILRAKISEEHEVDSAGTSNYHEGNLADPRSIQTAEFHGIDIRNHRSRPLTTADFKYFDKIYCMDEQNYRDALRLAENEEERQKLTLILDGGAEVPDPYYGGVGGFEKVYALLDKACDKIAEKINTQTPL; encoded by the coding sequence ATGAAAATATTGATGCTTTGTCTCGGTAATATTTGCCGAAGTCCGTTGGCAGAGGGCATACTAAGAGCCAAAATTTCAGAAGAACACGAGGTGGATTCCGCAGGAACCAGCAACTACCACGAGGGCAACCTTGCCGATCCGAGGTCTATCCAAACGGCAGAATTTCACGGTATAGACATCAGAAATCACCGCTCAAGACCGCTCACAACTGCGGATTTCAAATATTTTGATAAAATTTATTGTATGGATGAGCAGAACTATCGTGATGCGCTTAGGTTGGCAGAAAATGAGGAAGAACGGCAGAAATTAACCCTGATTTTAGATGGCGGCGCAGAGGTGCCAGATCCTTATTATGGCGGTGTGGGCGGCTTTGAAAAAGTCTACGCGCTGTTAGACAAAGCTTGTGATAAAATCGCTGAAAAAATCAATACCCAAACGCCATTATAA